Proteins encoded within one genomic window of Brassica rapa cultivar Chiifu-401-42 chromosome A09, CAAS_Brap_v3.01, whole genome shotgun sequence:
- the LOC103840516 gene encoding 26S proteasome non-ATPase regulatory subunit 11 homolog, translated as MVSFPATTETISLALEANSSEAIQILYQVLEDPSSSPEALRVKEQAITNLCERLTEEKRGEDLRTLLTKLRPFFSLIPKAKTAKIVRGIIDALAKIPGTTHLQITLCKEMVAWTRAEKRTFLRQRVEARLAALLMENKEYVEALALLTTLVKEVRRLDDKLLLVDIDLLESKLHFSLRNLPKAKAALTAARTAANAIYVPPAQQGTIDLQSGILHAEEKDYKTGYSYFFEAFESFNALGDSRAVFSLKYMLLCKIMVSQADDVAGIISSKAGLQYVGPDLDAMKAVADAHSKRSLKLFENALRDYKAQLEDDPIVHRHLSSLYDTLLEQNLCRLIEPFSRVEIAHIAELIGLPVDHVEKKLSQMILDKKFAGTLDQGAGCLIIFEDPKADAIYSATLDTIANMEKVVDSLYVRSAKIMA; from the coding sequence ATGGTTTCGTTTCCCGCTACAACAGAGACAATCTCTCTAGCTCTAGAAGCCAACAGCTCAGAAGCTATTCAGATACTCTACCAGGTCTTGGAAGACCCTTCTTCATCTCCAGAGGCTCTCCGTGTCAAGGAGCAAGCCATCACCAACCTCTGCGAGCGTCTCACCGAAGAGAAGAGAGGCGAGGATCTCCGGACGCTGTTGACCAAGCTGAGACCCTTCTTCTCTCTAATCCCCAAGGCCAAAACCGCGAAAATCGTCAGAGGGATCATCGACGCCCTGGCCAAGATCCCCGGAACGACCCATCTCCAGATCACTCTCTGCAAGGAGATGGTGGCGTGGACCCGCGCCGAGAAGCGTACTTTCCTCAGGCAGCGTGTGGAGGCAAGGCTTGCTGCTCTTTTGATGGAGAACAAGGAGTATGTTGAGGCGTTGGCGTTGTTGACTACTCTTGTGAAGGAGGTTAGGAGGTTAGATGATAAGCTTCTTCTTGTTGACATTGACTTGCTTGAGAGCAAACTTCACTTCTCGTTGAGAAACTTACCCAAGGCGAAAGCTGCTTTGACCGCAGCGAGGACTGCTGCTAACGCTATCTATGTTCCACCGGCGCAGCAAGGGACCATTGATCTGCAGAGTGGGATCCTTCACGCTGAGGAGAAGGACTACAAAACGGGATACAGCTACTTCTTTGAAGCCTTTGAGTCTTTCAACGCTCTTGGAGATTCGAGAGCTGTTTTCAGTTTGAAGTACATGTTGTTGTGTAAGATCATGGTCAGCCAAGCTGATGATGTTGCAGGGATAATCTCCTCAAAGGCGGGACTCCAGTACGTTGGCCCTGATCTTGATGCCATGAAGGCGGTGGCTGATGCACACTCGAAGAGGTCCTTGAAGCTGTTCGAGAATGCGCTACGTGACTACAAGGCGCAGCTGGAGGATGATCCAATTGTCCACAGGCATCTCTCTTCTCTTTATGATACGCTTTTGGAGCAGAACCTGTGCCGTTTGATTGAGCCCTTCTCACGAGTTGAGATAGCTCACATTGCGGAGCTGATTGGATTGCCGGTTGACCATGTGGAGAAGAAGCTGTCTCAGATGATTCTTGACAAGAAATTCGCAGGTACATTGGACCAAGGAGCTGGGTGTCTCATCATATTTGAAGATCCAAAGGCGGATGCGATCTACTCGGCTACTCTTGACACCATTGCAAACATGGAGAAGGTCGTTGACAGCCTTTATGTCCGGTCTGCCAAAATCATGGCTTGA
- the LOC103840514 gene encoding protein BPS1, chloroplastic-like, whose protein sequence is MSHRIKDHPPRVFFRCGNPFKNLFPKTNNARISPNLLSLLNSFETSLMLSIRELIPKDDGNAILTVSWMKEAMASLCETHKSIRTLVTDLELHVSDLEENFIYIYSDISSKLLELCNSFTSELDRVNHGNMLLKFTFSKLETSSCSEEISLLHLESWRQHMASKNPRIENCGAILSSLVESLKHHHHSLSKKKLSGKGKVLLRALYGVKVKTLYITTVFAAVFSGSSNNLLYLTIPKEMEEVPWAQGFMELQNMVNPEIKNAFLSDRFTVIKDLEAVELGVKKLHTAVQEGSDTNVLVEVLKKSVMELSERFDLVSKETGCLVKTVISSRDALVERLWTKYEDELGVKLPMMISVKRLVCE, encoded by the coding sequence ATGAGCCACCGTATAAAAGATCATCCACCAAGAGTGTTCTTCCGCTGTGGAAACCCATTCAAGAATCTATTTCCCAAGACCAACAATGCACGCATATCCCCAAATCTTCTCTCACTGTTGAACAGTTTCGAGACAAGCTTGATGTTATCGATTAGAGAACTTATACCAAAGGACGATGGGAATGCTATTCTCACTGTTTCTTGGATGAAGGAAGCAATGGCATCTCTTTGTGAAACACACAAGAGTATCAGGACACTCGTGACCGATCTAGAGCTTCATGTCTCGGACTTGGAAGAAAACTTTATTTATATCTACTCTGACATTAGCTCGAAGCTGCTTGAACTCTGCAACTCCTTCACCTCAGAGCTCGACCGTGTCAACCACGGAAACATGTTACTCAAGTTTACTTTTAGTAAGCTGGAGACTAGCAGTTGTTCTGAGGAAATTTCTTTGTTGCATCTTGAGAGTTGGAGGCAGCACATGGCTTCCAAGAACCCGAGGATCGAAAACTGCGGCGCGATTTTGAGTAGTCTTGTTGAATCGTTGAAACATCACCACCATAGTCTCTCCAAGAAGAAACTATCTGGAAAAGGAAAAGTCCTCCTACGAGCTCTATACGGTGTCAAGGTCAAGACTTTGTACATAACCACCGTGTTTGCTGCAGTGTTTTCTGGTTCTTCGAACAATCTCTTGTATCTAACCATTCCAAAGGAGATGGAGGAGGTTCCATGGGCCCAAGGTTTCATGGAACTGCAGAACATGGTTAACCCGGAGATCAAAAACGCATTCTTATCAGACAGGTTCACGGTTATTAAAGATTTAGAGGCAGTTGAATTAGGTGTAAAGAAGCTTCACACAGCGGTCCAAGAAGGGTCGGACACTAATGTATTGGTGGAGGTATTGAAGAAATCAGTGATGGAACTCTCGGAAAGGTTTGATCTTGTCTCCAAGGAAACAGGTTGCTTGGTTAAGACAGTGATCTCTTCTCGAGACGCATTGGTGGAGAGGCTGTGGACCAAATATGAAGACGAGTTAGGAGTTAAATTGCCCATGATGATAAGTGTTAAGAGACTTGTTTGTGAATAG
- the LOC103840515 gene encoding dof zinc finger protein DOF1.5 gives MASHNSQGIKLFGKTITFNANNLTHTIKKEEQQQQPEIQTKSAVGSPSSSSDLTAEKRPDKIIACPRCKSMETKFCYFNNYNVNQPRHFCKGCQRYWTAGGALRNVPVGAGRRKAKPPGRVGGFEELLGAATGTGDQVELDALLVEEWRAAASHGGFRHDFPAKRLRCYTDGQSC, from the coding sequence ATGGCCTCCCACAATTCCCAAGGGATTAAACTCTTCGGCAAAACCATAACATTCAACGCTAATAATCTCACACATACGATTAAAAAAGAAGAGCAGCAACAACAGCCAGAGATACAAACAAAATCAGCCGTTGGATCACCATCGTCATCATCAGATCTAACGGCCGAGAAGCGTCCAGACAAGATCATAGCATGTCCGAGATGCAAGAGCATGGAGACAAAGTTCTGTTACTTCAATAACTACAACGTTAATCAACCAAGACACTTCTGCAAAGGTTGTCAGCGTTACTGGACCGCCGGTGGGGCTCTCCGGAATGTTCCCGTCGGCGCCGGTCGTCGGAAAGCCAAGCCTCCGGGTCGTGTCGGTGGGTTCGAAGAGTTGCTTGGTGCTGCGACTGGAACCGGTGATCAGGTCGAGCTTGACGCTTTGCTAGTGGAAGAGTGGCGAGCAGCGGCTTCTCACGGTGGTTTCCGGCATGATTTTCCGGCGAAGAGACTCCGTTGCTATACCGATGGTCAATCttgttaa